The Deinococcus hopiensis KR-140 sequence CAAAGTGCCGCGCCCACAGGTCCTGAATCCTTGGCGCGATGATCTGGCGCAAGTGGGCCTCTGCCGCTCCCCGCTGCTCCGCCAAATCGAACGGGCTGGGGTTGTCCAGCCGTCCCCGCACCTCTGCCCGGGCGAACGCCTGATACAGCGCGTCGTCGACGAAGCGGGCGAACAGGGCCTCGGCATGGTCTGCCGGACGCTGCGCCAGCGGGGCGAGCTTACCAAAGGCCACGGCCGAGCCGAGCGTATTGCCCGCCGTGTTCCAGGCCGCATATCCGGCGAGGTCCGCCAGGGGCAGCGCCTGCATGAGCGTCCACAACCGCCGCTCGCTCCCGTTGGGATAGGCGATGTCGGCCAGAGTGACTGTGCGCCCCGCCGCCAGATCGTCCCGCATCCGGTCCACAAAGGCGGGGAGGTGGCGGTGCGGGGTATCTACTGTGGCGAAGTCGGGCTGGAAACTTGCTTGGCGGATTCCCGGGGTGTTGACGGCCAGGACGAAATCGGCTTCACCGGGAGAATCGGCCAGTACGCAGCCGGCCGCCCGGAGGTGCGCCCGCACGAGTTCTCCAGCGGGGCGGTCCTCGTAGATCAGTTCGGCCCCTGCGCCCAGCGTGCCGGAGTACGTGACCCAGGCCTGCACCCGCTGGGGGCGCAGCGCCTGTGCGATCAGGGCGCAGGGCACCTCGTCCGCACCGGGGTATACGTCCAGCCGGTCCCATACGCCCAGTTCGTCCGCGCGGGCTTCCAGCATCCGGCGGTCAAAGGCGGCGAGGCCATACGGGGTGGTGTCGTCCAACGTCAGGCACAGCTGCGTCAGCGTGCCGCTCGCCAGCAGGTCCAGTGCGGTGAGGTGCAGGGCGCGGTTGCGCTCGCGGGTGCCTACCCAGTCGGCCAACACTTCGGGGGGCAGGGCGACGCGGGCGGCCTCCAGGGTGGGGTGCTCTGCGGCCCCATGTCGGGCGTGGCGATCAAAGGCCGTGGAGTAGGTCCGCAGCGCAGCGCCCCACTCGCCGTAATAGGGCTTTTCCTCGTGTGGGTCGTTGTCGTGGGCCACCCGAACAATCACGCCGAAGGCGTAGATGCGGAGCTTCGGGTTCAGCGCTCGCGCCTCCCGCAGCACATCAAGGCGCTCCAGCACCACGTTCAGCGAATCGGACACCCGCCGCGCAGGAATCATGCCCCCCAGGGTCAGTGTTTCCAGACAGACCACCAGGGCGCCGGCCTCCTGCGCTTCGTCGAGCAACCATGCGCGCAGCACGGCCGTATCGCCGGGCGTAAAGAAGTGGGGTAGGGCCTCCGGCGGCGGCACACGGACTTCCGCCCCCGTCATCCGCGCGAGTTGGGCAGGGTGCTCCAGCGTGGGTGGGCGCGTATCGGGTGGGATAAGCAGCAGGCGGGTCATACAGTCAGTCTGGCAAAAAGAACTTCAACACGGCGTCGCGCATCCCCCGACTCGTGTAGTGCCCCACGCCGGGAAAAATCTGTTCCTGAAAAGCCTCCGGGCATCCAGCCCGCGCATAGGTTTCGCGGTAGGCCGCAGCGGTGAGAACGTGGTGGGCGTTCAGCGGAAACGTCGGGTCACTGTCGCCGCTCGCCAGCAAAAGGGGCGTGGGCGGCGCGTCTTTCGCGTGTGTGATGGGACGGTGTTGCTCCAGAAAGGCGCGTAATTCGGGCACCCGCACTTCGGGTTCCTGCCACACGCCGGAAGTGATGAGCGCGGCGGCACGTACCACCCGTTTCTCCGTCCGGGCCAGCGTTTGCGCGACGTAGCCTCCCATGCTCGAACCCACAGTGGAGACGGGAACGGAGCCAAACAGGTCTGCGAGGGCATTCAGCAACGCCGGGGCCTCGGCCACCGTGCGCCGCACGCTTTCCCAGACGTACTCGCGGGCGTTTAATCCGTGGGGAGCATCCGCGGTCCGCTCGCCGTGCAGCGCCGCGTCCGGAATGACCACGGCCCAGCCCTTCGCCGTCAGCCCCGAGTACGCGCCCAGCTTGCCCTCCTTGGCGGCCCAGGCCCCGTGGTAGACGAGGCAGATGGCCCGCACGTCCGCCACCGCGGCAGGGCGCTCGATCAGCAGGGGCACTCCGGCCGGCGCCCGGCGCTCAATCAGGTAGGGCGTCTCCCCGTACATGGGCGTGGCGTGGGGATCGGCAGGATTAAAGCTGCGTTCGGCAGTCACGGGTACACCTCCAGGCGTTCGGCCCGGCCGCTGGGCTCCAGCCTCCGCACGTCGGGGTTGCCGAGGGCGGCCCAGCCCTCGAAGTCCAGGCCGAGCGCGAGGGCCATCAGGTTGCCGTGCGTGAGCACCACCGTGAGTCCGCTCCGGTCGCTGGCCTCCTCCAGCGCAGCGAGGATGCGTGCCCGCGCCACCTGACCCGACTCGCCGCCGGGCAGGGCAAGCGCGGGATCGGCAAAGCTGGCACGCAGGTGCGTCCGCCAATCAGCGAGGTTCACGCCGCTCAGCACCCGCTCCGTCAGCCGCTCATCCGTTTCGATCTTCAACCCCAGCCGCTCGGCCAGTGGCCGCGCCGTTTCTACCGCCCGCGTCCACGGACTGCTCACGATGCGGGTAACGCCCCGATGTGCCAGCGCTTGCGCCAGCTGCGCCGCCCCCAGTTCTCCCTGAGCAGTAAGGGGCGCGTCGGGGGCCTGCCCAGCGGCCCTGGCATGGCGGACGAGGAGGAGCGGGCCATTCACACTTTCTCCTCCGGTACGGCGATGTTGCGGATCAGACGCATCTGGCCCCGGTAGCCGGCCTCATCTTTCATGACGTGAAACCAGGCCCGGTGGTGGGTGTTACCGAAGTCCGGAACCGTGAGGTGCGGGGCGGGCCAGGCGCCGCCCTTTGTTGGCAGCGTGGAGGGGGCTTTTGCCCAGGCCGTTTCCAACCCGTGCGGATACGGGTCCAGCGGCTGCCCGCGCACCGGCTCGCCCTCCTCGCCCAGGGTCGGCCAGGCGCGGTAGGGCGTGAACCCGGGCACGTCCCGTTCGTCGCGGCCCTTGAAGGAGGGGTGCTGATCCTCCTGTTCCACCGCCGCGATGCGCGCCAGCAGCATGCCGGTGGAATTGCGGGAACGGGGCGGCGTGGCGCCGAGCCGCTCTACCGTGAGGTCCCCATCCGCATGCAGGGCGGTGCGCGTGTAGGTCGGCACGTCCACCAGCGCCCCGATGTGCGGCGTGAAGGGGGCCTCCGGCGCAATGCCGTACCAGCGCGTCTTGTCCTCGGTCCGGCCTGGCTGGGTGAGGGTCATGGGGAGAGGTTACACATTCCCGCCCCATCGCCGCATCTCCCGCTGCAGGGCCGCCACATCCACCGCCCGCACGTCTGCGCCGTGGTCCCGCGCGGCCCACGCTGCCGCGATGCCCGCCGCCTCGCCCATCGTGTGGCAGTTCTGCTGTACCCGAATGGCCGACTGTGCCTCAAACGTGCTGCTCGCCGCCCGGCCCGGCACAAGGACGTTTCGGAGCGTGGCCGGAATCAGCGCCCGGTACGGAATTTCGTGGTAGGCGTCGGGGGCAAAGTAGGGTGCGGTGCCCTCGCGCTCGTGCAGTAGGCGCGCGCCTCCTTTGACGGAGTGAATATCCACCGGGTAGTGGTTGCGGCAGATGGAATCGGAAAAGCGGCGGCAGTCCAAAATGTCGTCCAGCGTCAGCGTGTAGTCGCCTTTGACGCGCCGCGTCTCACGCACGCCCACCATTGGGGCCACCGTGCCGATATACGCCCGCTCGCAGCCAGGCAGGAAGGTGCGGCAGAAGTCGGTCAGTCGGTCAATGGCCGCTCGCCCGTCCGTCTGCGCCGCCGAGAGGTGCCAGGGGTCCGCGCCGTCGTTGAGATCTGCCCGGATGCGCGGGCAGTTGAAGCTGATCTCGCCGGGACGCCCCGGCACGCTGAAGCCCTGGAAATAGTCGCCGTCGCGCTCCTCCAGCACGCCCGCCGCCACAGCTTCGCGGAACAGCGGCTCCAGGCTCGATTTTTTTCCCCACACCATCCAGAAGTGCAGGAAGTCGGGTGAGCTCTGCCCCTGACCGTTGGCGTTCAGAAACTCGGCCAGTTGCCCGGTATCCACCCCCGCCAACGAGAAGCGCAGGCTCATGGCCTGATGCACGCCGTCCTCGTCCCCGGCGTGGAAGGGCGCTCCGGCGCGCACCGCCACATCGGCGTCGCCCGTGGCATCGATGATGACCCCAGCGCAGAAGGCCTGCAGCCCACCTTTGTTGTGGAGAATGAGCGCGGAGAGGTGTGTTCTTTCGCTTTCTCCTGCGAAGCTGTGCCCGTTTGCGCTCGGCTCTGTGCCCTCTGCCGCCAACGTCGCAACGACGTGCGTGTGGTACAGCACCTCGCCGCCCGCCTCCAGCAGCATCTGCTCCAGTACCGTTTTCATGCCCTCGGGATTGAACCAGTTGTCGTTACCGCCGGGGTCCGTCGCGCCGTCGCCCCGCGCGTGCAGTCGGGCCTTGAGTTCGTCCGTCAGGCCCCGGTTGAGGTTCTGCCCTCCGGAGACGTTCCGCATCAGCGGCGTCACCCAGGCGTTCGTGCCCGTGCCGCCCAGGCTGCCCAGCGCCTCCACGACGAGGACCCGCGCTCCGGCCCGCGCCGCCGCAATTCCAGCGATGGCTCCGGCCGTGCCACCTCCCGCAACGATGACTTCCCAGGTTCGGGGTGCGGTGACGTAGGAGAGGGTCATTTGAGCGTGACCGTACCTGCCGGTGCCACGGCACGCGGCAGGGCCAGGAGGGCCAGTCGAAGGGATGTCCAGTTCATGCTTCTTTCCCTCTCAGGTAAAACCTCAGCGCGCCCTGCGTCAGCCAGTCAAAGCCGTCCGGCTGCGTCTCGAAGCGGCGGCAAAGTTCGGCCAGCGCGAGCCACTCGTGCCCGCCCGCTCCGTCGCCCCGCTGCGTCAACTCGCCCGCAGCCCGCACGCGGAAGAAAAAGCCCACACTGTCTACCGGACCGCGGGTGGTCTGGTACACGAAAGAGGGGGTCAGGCACTCCACCTCTCCGCCCGGTGCGTCGTTCGCCGTGCGGTTTGTTCCGTCCAGCAGTTGCGTGACCTTGAGGCCCGTTTCCTCCCGTACTTCGCGCTTCAGGGCGTCCAAAATCCCCTCGTAGGGTTCCAGTTGTCCGCCCGGAAACTCCAGCCGCTGGGGCTGGCCACGCTTCTGACGGCGTTGAAGCAGCACCTCGGTGCCCTGCGGGGTCTCGCGTTCAATAATGGCGCGGGCGTTGACGTAGAAGGTGGTTTTCTTACGAAGCATGGCGGCCATTTGACGCTGACCTTGCCCCAGGATTTGCCGTTGACAATGATCTCAAAGGGGTGGTGCGGGCGGGGGCGCCGGGATCGGTGTAGGTGGGGGTCTTTCGTATGGAGGCGGCGGGGCAGGCGAGACCGGCGCGCCGGAAAACCTTCTGCGTCGCGCTGGGCCGAAGTTGACGCGCTGTCCGCCCAGGCACACCCAGGTGCTGATCCTTCGCCATGCAGTTCCCGACGACTCGCAAGGCGGTGGCCACCTCTTCGGTAGACGTGACGCTGGCCGGGAAGGAGACGTCCACCAGGTACATCGGCCTGGTCTTTTCGGACGGCTCCGCGGGTTGAGAACAAGCCGCCAGAGGCAGAACGAGGGTGAGTGCCGTCAGAAATCTGCTCATACGCTTATCCTTTCACCCCCTTGACTTTTGCCGCAGCTGCCTCACCCCTTCACTGCCCCCTCGATGCCCTTCATGAAGTAGCGCTGCCCGAAGGCGAAGATCACCAGAATGGGCAGCACGGTGATCACGGCCCCCGCCATCACCGCCCGCGAGTTGGTGGAGAAATTGCCCGACAGCTCCAGCAGCCCCGCCGAGAGCGGCATCAGTTCCTTGTCGCGCAGCACAATTCGCGCCCACAAAAATGAGTTCCAGTACGCCACGAACTCCAGAATCGCAAAGGCCACGATGGTGGGCAGCGCCAGCGGCAGCATGATGCGGCGCCAGATGGTCAGCTCTTTTGCGCCGTCGATGCGCGCGGCCTCGATCAGTTCGGTGGGCACGCCCAGATACGCCTGGCGCAGCAGGAACAGCCCGACGATGCTGGCGATGCCCGGCATCACCACGGCGGCATACTGCGCCAGCACGTTGAGAATGGGGTTTTCCTGCCGCAAAAACCCCAGCTTGACGGTGGTGATGTAGTTGACGATCAAGCCCGCCTCGTTGGGCAGCACCATCAACATCAAGATGGCGTAGAAGATCAGGTCCCGGCCCGGAAAGCGCATCTTGGCGAGCGGATAGGCGGCCAGCGCCGCCAGCGTAACGGTTAGGGTCACGCCCAGCGTGCAGATGACGACGCTGTTCAGGATCAACCGCCAGAAGGGCACCGTGGTGCCGGAAAAGACCTCGCGGTAATTTTTCAGGCTGACGCCGCTGGGCAGCAGTTTGGCGCTGTAGATGTTGCCGGTGGGCTCCACGCTCGTGATCAGCGTCCAGTAGAAGGGATAGAGCATGATCAATGCGATCACGATCAGGACCGCGTAGGCGAAGAAATTGGCGACGCGGTCCCGCTGCCGCCGCTGCGCGCGGAGTCGGGCCGACGCGAGGGCCGTTTCCTCACGGCTGACGGCAGGAGAGGCCGACGTTTTAAGCATCGGCCCGCCCTCCCCGCGTCAGCCGAAAGTTGATCAGGCCGAAAATGATGCTGATAACCGCGATAATCAGGCCGCCTGCCGCGGCGAGGCCATACTGGAAGTCCACAAAGGCGCGGGAATAGGTGTAGAAGAGCGCGGTGTACGTGCTGCCTGCCGGCCCGCCCTGGGTCATCACGTAGATCTCGTCGAACACCTTCAGGGCGCTGATGGTGGACAGCAGGCTGCACACCAGGACCGTGGGGCGCAGCCCCGGCAGCGTGACGTGCGCGAAGACCTGCCAGCGCGTCGCGCCGTCGATCACGGCGGCTTCCTCCAGCTCTCGGCCGATGGCCTGAAGGCCCGCCAGATACAGCACCATGTAGTAGCCGATGCCCTTCCACAGCGTCACGAACATCACGGCGTACAGGGCGGTGAGGGGGTTGTTCAGCAGACTGCCCTTCTGGTGCAGCCCCAGCGCCCCCAGCACGGTATTCACGGGCCCTTCCTGCTGGTACAGCCAGTTCCACATCAGGCCCACGATGGCGAAGCTGGTCACCACGGGTACGTAATACACGGTGCGGAAAAAGCCAATGCCCCTCAGCGGCCGGTTGACCAGCATGGCGACGGCGATACTCAGAAACTGGATCACCGGCACCACCAGGATGTACTTCAGGCTGTTGCGCAGGCCGGACCAGAACTGCTCGTCGGCGGCGAGTTCGCGGAAATTGTCCAGGCCCACCCACTGCGGCGGCGAGAGGATGTTGTACTTCGTGAAGGCCAGGTACGTGCCGAAAAACACCGGCCAGGTGTGGTAGGTCACGAGCAGGATCAGAAACGGCAGCATAAAGGCGTAGGCGAGCAGCGTGTTGCGGGCCGTCACCTGTGCGCCCGTGCCGCCCTTCTCATGTTCTTCCCGGCGCGAAGCGCGCCGCGACTTTGTGGTCATGCCCGGCAGTCTACGCAGCCGGGCGGACCAGGGGGATGAACGTTGGGGGACAGGCGCCCAATGTCAAACGGTCTGAGGCTCTGGCCGCTTTGCGGTTCCTGAATCTTTTCCCCTCTCCGCGCATGGGAGAGGGCCTTGCGAAAGCTTGCGGTGACCGGCCCAGACCGGAGGGAGGGGGCATCCCCCAGCAAGGAAACCGGCCTCCCGTGTGGAGACCGGTTTCACGCACCTGCGCTGCTGCACCGCCCTTCGCGCATCTGTCAAAAAGAGGAGCTCTTTTTGGCCGAGGCCGGCGAGCAGACTGGAATGCGCATGGGAAAAAATGGAACCGTGAGGGGTGCCCTTCTGCGCGGCGCAATTCGGAAAAATGCTCTAGTGACCGTCGCCGTCGCTGGCTTCCTGCTTGCCCTCGGCGTAGTTGGCGTCGGCCTGAAGGTTGTGGACTTCCGCCTTGGCGCGGTCTTCCATCGCCTCAGCCTTGTGCTCCACGTGGGTGCGGCCCGTCGTGAGATCGCTGACGGCCTCGTGTCCGGCGGCTCCCAGGCGGTCCGCGCCCTCCTTCAGCTTGGCCCCGGCGGCGTCCACCATATTGCCCAGCGTGCTCTTGTCTTCACCCATTTGTGCGGACCTCCTGCAATCTGAATTCCCAGAAGTGGGTGAGGAAATCATCTCCCCATCCTCCTCGAAACAGGTGAAGGCGGGCTTGATGTGTTCTACGAATTTTTGGCCTCTAGGGCAATTTGAACTGCGTCCATACCGTTCGGGTAACAGACACACTATTTCGCCCTGCTTGGCGGTGGGGGTAAAGTTGGACCGTCATGACGCAGAACTCCCATATCCAGGTCCCCACCCAGGGCGAAAAGATCACCATGCAGGGCGATAAGCTCACGGTGCCCAACCACCCCATCATCCCCTTCGTGGAGGGTGACGGCACCGGCCCCGACATCTGGCGCGCCTCCGTGCGCGTGCTGGACGCAGCCGTGGAGCAGGCCTACGGCGGTGAGCGCAAGATCGAGTGGCTCGAAGTCTACGCGGGCGAGAAGAGCGTGCAGGTTTACGGCGAGGGCGAGTGGCTGCCCCAGGAGACGCTGGACGCCTTCAACGAGTACCTCTTCGGCATCAAAGGACCCCTCACCACGCCCGTCGGCGGCGGCATCCGCTCCATCAACGTGGCGCTGCGCCAGGAGCTGGACCTCTACGCCTGCGTGCGCCCCGTCCAGTACTTCGAGGGCGTGCCCAGCCCCGTCAAGCGTCCTGGTGACGTGAACATGGTGATCTTCCGCGAGAACACCGAGGACATCTACGCGGGCATCGAGTACAAGGCGGGCACCCCCGAAGCCGATAAGGTGCGCGAGTTCCTGACCGGCGAGATGGGCGTGACCAAGATCCGTTTTCCCGGGAGCAGCTCTTTCGGCGTGAAGCCGGTGTCCAAGGAAGGCACCGAGCGCCTCGTGCGCGCCGCGATCCAGTTCGCCATCGACAACGGGCGCAAGAGCGTCAGCCTGGTCCACAAGGGCAACATCATGAAGTTCACCGAAGGTGGATTCCGCGACTGGGGCTATGCGCTCGCCAAGCGCGAATTTGGCGGCGTGGAACTTGACGGCGGCCCCTGGCTGCAACTGCCTGGCGGCATCGTGATCAAGGACGTGATTGCGGACAACTTCCTCCAGCAGATCCTGCTGCGGCCCACCGAGTACGACGTGATCGCCACCCTGAACCTCAACGGCGACTACATCAGCGACGCCCTCGCCGCGCAGGTGGGCGGCATCGGCATCGCTCCCGGCGCGAACATCAACTACGTGACCGGCCACGCCATCTTCGAGGCCACCCACGGCACTGCGCCCAAGTACGCGGGCAAGGACGTCATCAACCCCTCGTCGGTGATCCTCTCCGGCGAGATGATGCTGCGCTACATGGGCTGGACTGAGGCCGCGGACCTGATCCTCAAGGGCCTGGACCAGACCATCGCGCAGAAGACCGTGACCTACGACTTCGCGCGCGGCATGGAAGGCGCGACGGAAGTGAAGACGAGCGAGTTCGCCGACCGAATCATCGCCAACATCAAGGGCGCGTAAGCCGCAGAGGCAGAGCGCCGAGCGCGGAGGTTTGGCCCTCTGCGCCCGGCGCTCCGCCTTGTGTCCCAAAGTTGTCTTGCCCCGCGCCCCCTGCCTCAAAAGCCCGCCGTGTAGTCTGACCTGCGATGAGGTACATCAGCACACGTGGGGGGACTGCGCCCGCCGGATTTATCGACGCGGTTCTGATGGGCCTGGCCGACGACGGGGGCCTGCTCGTACCCGACGCTATGCCCCAGCTCTCGCCGGAGACGCTGGAGGCGTGGCGCACACTCTCGTATACAGACCTTGCGGTGGAGGTCTTGAGCCTCTTTACCGGGGATGACCTCACGCGGGAGGAGTTGCAGGGCCTCGTTCGGGGTTCCTACGCCACCTTCCGCCACCCGGAAGTCACGCCCGTGCAAAAGATCGGGGACAACCTGCACGTCCTCGAACTGTTCCACGGTCCGACGTTCGCGTTCAAGGACGTGGCGCTGCAGTTCCTGGGCAACCTCTACGCGCACATCGCCGCGAAGACGGGTTCGATCATCCATATCCTGGGGGCCACCTCCGGCGATACGGGCGCCTCCGCCATCGAGGGCGTACGGGGCAAGGAGGGCATCCACATCTGCATCCTGTACCCGCACGGCAAGGTGAGCCGGGTGCAGGAACTCCAGATGACCACCATCCAGGGCGAGAACGTGTTGAATCTGGCGATTCGGGGTACCTTCGACGACGCTCAGCGCATCATCAAGGAGATCTTTGCGGACGCCGCGTTCAAGCGCGAGTACCACCTGCGCGCCATCAATTCCATCAACATCGCGCGCATCCTCGCGCAGG is a genomic window containing:
- a CDS encoding DUF4127 family protein; amino-acid sequence: MTRLLLIPPDTRPPTLEHPAQLARMTGAEVRVPPPEALPHFFTPGDTAVLRAWLLDEAQEAGALVVCLETLTLGGMIPARRVSDSLNVVLERLDVLREARALNPKLRIYAFGVIVRVAHDNDPHEEKPYYGEWGAALRTYSTAFDRHARHGAAEHPTLEAARVALPPEVLADWVGTRERNRALHLTALDLLASGTLTQLCLTLDDTTPYGLAAFDRRMLEARADELGVWDRLDVYPGADEVPCALIAQALRPQRVQAWVTYSGTLGAGAELIYEDRPAGELVRAHLRAAGCVLADSPGEADFVLAVNTPGIRQASFQPDFATVDTPHRHLPAFVDRMRDDLAAGRTVTLADIAYPNGSERRLWTLMQALPLADLAGYAAWNTAGNTLGSAVAFGKLAPLAQRPADHAEALFARFVDDALYQAFARAEVRGRLDNPSPFDLAEQRGAAEAHLRQIIAPRIQDLWARHFAGRALTLELGEPHLAWPRLFTGVFPLRVREG
- a CDS encoding alpha/beta hydrolase family protein, which codes for MTAERSFNPADPHATPMYGETPYLIERRAPAGVPLLIERPAAVADVRAICLVYHGAWAAKEGKLGAYSGLTAKGWAVVIPDAALHGERTADAPHGLNAREYVWESVRRTVAEAPALLNALADLFGSVPVSTVGSSMGGYVAQTLARTEKRVVRAAALITSGVWQEPEVRVPELRAFLEQHRPITHAKDAPPTPLLLASGDSDPTFPLNAHHVLTAAAYRETYARAGCPEAFQEQIFPGVGHYTSRGMRDAVLKFFLPD
- a CDS encoding histidine phosphatase family protein, whose protein sequence is MNGPLLLVRHARAAGQAPDAPLTAQGELGAAQLAQALAHRGVTRIVSSPWTRAVETARPLAERLGLKIETDERLTERVLSGVNLADWRTHLRASFADPALALPGGESGQVARARILAALEEASDRSGLTVVLTHGNLMALALGLDFEGWAALGNPDVRRLEPSGRAERLEVYP
- a CDS encoding DUF664 domain-containing protein, which encodes MTLTQPGRTEDKTRWYGIAPEAPFTPHIGALVDVPTYTRTALHADGDLTVERLGATPPRSRNSTGMLLARIAAVEQEDQHPSFKGRDERDVPGFTPYRAWPTLGEEGEPVRGQPLDPYPHGLETAWAKAPSTLPTKGGAWPAPHLTVPDFGNTHHRAWFHVMKDEAGYRGQMRLIRNIAVPEEKV
- a CDS encoding FAD-dependent oxidoreductase, producing the protein MTLSYVTAPRTWEVIVAGGGTAGAIAGIAAARAGARVLVVEALGSLGGTGTNAWVTPLMRNVSGGQNLNRGLTDELKARLHARGDGATDPGGNDNWFNPEGMKTVLEQMLLEAGGEVLYHTHVVATLAAEGTEPSANGHSFAGESERTHLSALILHNKGGLQAFCAGVIIDATGDADVAVRAGAPFHAGDEDGVHQAMSLRFSLAGVDTGQLAEFLNANGQGQSSPDFLHFWMVWGKKSSLEPLFREAVAAGVLEERDGDYFQGFSVPGRPGEISFNCPRIRADLNDGADPWHLSAAQTDGRAAIDRLTDFCRTFLPGCERAYIGTVAPMVGVRETRRVKGDYTLTLDDILDCRRFSDSICRNHYPVDIHSVKGGARLLHEREGTAPYFAPDAYHEIPYRALIPATLRNVLVPGRAASSTFEAQSAIRVQQNCHTMGEAAGIAAAWAARDHGADVRAVDVAALQREMRRWGGNV
- a CDS encoding NUDIX domain-containing protein, with protein sequence MLRKKTTFYVNARAIIERETPQGTEVLLQRRQKRGQPQRLEFPGGQLEPYEGILDALKREVREETGLKVTQLLDGTNRTANDAPGGEVECLTPSFVYQTTRGPVDSVGFFFRVRAAGELTQRGDGAGGHEWLALAELCRRFETQPDGFDWLTQGALRFYLRGKEA
- a CDS encoding carbohydrate ABC transporter permease, producing the protein MLKTSASPAVSREETALASARLRAQRRQRDRVANFFAYAVLIVIALIMLYPFYWTLITSVEPTGNIYSAKLLPSGVSLKNYREVFSGTTVPFWRLILNSVVICTLGVTLTVTLAALAAYPLAKMRFPGRDLIFYAILMLMVLPNEAGLIVNYITTVKLGFLRQENPILNVLAQYAAVVMPGIASIVGLFLLRQAYLGVPTELIEAARIDGAKELTIWRRIMLPLALPTIVAFAILEFVAYWNSFLWARIVLRDKELMPLSAGLLELSGNFSTNSRAVMAGAVITVLPILVIFAFGQRYFMKGIEGAVKG
- a CDS encoding carbohydrate ABC transporter permease, yielding MTTKSRRASRREEHEKGGTGAQVTARNTLLAYAFMLPFLILLVTYHTWPVFFGTYLAFTKYNILSPPQWVGLDNFRELAADEQFWSGLRNSLKYILVVPVIQFLSIAVAMLVNRPLRGIGFFRTVYYVPVVTSFAIVGLMWNWLYQQEGPVNTVLGALGLHQKGSLLNNPLTALYAVMFVTLWKGIGYYMVLYLAGLQAIGRELEEAAVIDGATRWQVFAHVTLPGLRPTVLVCSLLSTISALKVFDEIYVMTQGGPAGSTYTALFYTYSRAFVDFQYGLAAAGGLIIAVISIIFGLINFRLTRGGRADA
- the icd gene encoding NADP-dependent isocitrate dehydrogenase; amino-acid sequence: MTQNSHIQVPTQGEKITMQGDKLTVPNHPIIPFVEGDGTGPDIWRASVRVLDAAVEQAYGGERKIEWLEVYAGEKSVQVYGEGEWLPQETLDAFNEYLFGIKGPLTTPVGGGIRSINVALRQELDLYACVRPVQYFEGVPSPVKRPGDVNMVIFRENTEDIYAGIEYKAGTPEADKVREFLTGEMGVTKIRFPGSSSFGVKPVSKEGTERLVRAAIQFAIDNGRKSVSLVHKGNIMKFTEGGFRDWGYALAKREFGGVELDGGPWLQLPGGIVIKDVIADNFLQQILLRPTEYDVIATLNLNGDYISDALAAQVGGIGIAPGANINYVTGHAIFEATHGTAPKYAGKDVINPSSVILSGEMMLRYMGWTEAADLILKGLDQTIAQKTVTYDFARGMEGATEVKTSEFADRIIANIKGA